One Bactrocera dorsalis isolate Fly_Bdor unplaced genomic scaffold, ASM2337382v1 BdCtg088, whole genome shotgun sequence genomic window carries:
- the LOC105230334 gene encoding diacylglycerol kinase eta isoform X7, producing the protein MEDWLSSLKSASIPARARGDSFFIEQHDLFSNHHHWYATSHARPTFCNVCRDVLSGVTSHGLSCEVCKCKVHKRCAAKAIANCKWTTLATVGKDIIEDRDGSIIMPHQWMEGNLPVSSTCSVCKKTCGSVLRLQDWRCLWCRETVHVACRPQIAVACPLGPAKLSVVPPTCVHSIGNDDSWDVESPKGNFSPLLVFVNSKSGDNQGVKFLRRFKQLLNPAQVFDLISTGPSLGLRLFRRFEMFRILVCSGDGSVGWVLSEIDRFSMHKQCQVAVLPLGTGNDLARVLGWGSSCDDDAHLPQILERYESASTKMLDRWSIMVFEKAVAVQPKTPKMSLSSAQEALLTGMVTSANLNLRNIVETDDSQTLITATKTLCETLDELMVQISESRKDDEQLLVKCDILREKLAMLLEALREEETGAHAGDDLLTTISSIISKSAAASPTASTTPSTSASLLNPNISIEKDEKDQFNTNERRNSRSLQSTERESLQCRANSVKRAMYNVIEHSEPGRPKRYQRKLSITPFEALKLPTNASGESTPCSSPLPIIPPINIISPTMETSRLTCISPLPDTRRDSVDENFFNAISIPVPRQFADSRRSSGVPEVIQEIEENGQGGNSEIVYRVGRLSLSGGANIDDFGNPLPIAGENTDVNSPSERKIDFLSVPILTSDQIVDPLSDYRPIEVFERNYYMSRELDKEKKLKQSMSANREWNYEDGKEEKTMPEKSKALRFDDEVCQLQVPNVVIPPKAPKVYSSETITIIDTDVATELSSSDELPGGEASDVLSAIGDEECSVASEIFDKQQEGQDLDRPLQLGDIIQNLDANSFTHIDSPETSDETEVVPGESFMDDISSVLGHDIACALQDNTITDDTPTLCSDNQPPPLKSIRKKSLSMGGQRSIRRNSSPPRHAQLARMDSDENPQQFGFENIVFEIDNRCDDQKIREPPRFCSLAQFVEGNDIARQSFKPNEALPNLQTLKGSKSSLFMGSALFGFDHFGGGGGNPGGDKERDDKGKKDNQRLLGAEDGARKMPIINPLVRLPNWPTLANSSGFISKCLLANADTLCAAVSPLMDPDETLLAGYHEKCVMNNYFGIGIDAKISLDFHNKREEHPEKCRSRAKNYMWYGVLGSKQLLQKTCKNLEQRVQLECDGQRIPLPSLQGIVILNIPSFMGGTNFWGSSKKDDIFLLPSFDDRILEVVAVFGSVQMAASRLINLQHHRIAQCQSVQINILGDEEIPIQVDGEAWLQPPGMIRILHKNRVQMLCRNRHLEISLKSWQEKQRQHSISIQREQSSTASEHAMSTDEVLSERECYVLLNFIEAVSSLVKWVKFLIISHPSLQHDLYAVACRAAEVLESIHPDGKLLEGPTLRTKLVEVIESARQLYEDSCNLLRDRAHSLILREDLESKLSAALANIEMELKKCSVQKSFDGKLRAYFNALAPNEEGDGRRKSRHFWVRLRSGYTVGQTQLKPPLTTTREAASNWSADEVVTWLETMQLSEYVESFMKNDIRGKELLTLGRRDLKDLGVVKMGHVKRILQVIKDMNED; encoded by the exons ATGGAAGACTGGCTAAGCTCGCTGAAATCTGCCTCAATACCGGCGCGAGCGCGTGGCGATAGCTTCTTCATTGAGCAACATGATTTATTCTCCAACCATCATCACTGGTATGCGACCTCCCACGCCCGTCCCACCTTCTGCAATGTATGCCGCGACGTACTCTCCGGTGTTACCTCGCATGGCCTCTCTTGTGAGGTGTGCAAATGCAAAGTGCATAAACGTTGTGCTGCCAAAGCCATTGCCAATTGTAAATGGACGACATTGGCTACCGTCGGCAAGGATATCATTGAGGATCGCGACGGAagtattatcatgccacatcaATGGATGGAGGGTAATTTACCGGTCTCATCGACCTGCTCGGTTTGTAAGAAGACTTGCGGTTCTGTTTTGCGTTTGCAAGATTGGCGTTGTTTATGGTGTCGCGAAACGGTACATGTTGCTTGCCGACCACAAATTGCAGTCGCTTGTCCACTAGGACCAGCCAAGCTATCAGTTGTGCCGCCTACCTGTGTGCATTCCATTGGCAATGATGACTCCTGGGATGTGGAGAGTCCAAAGGGTAACTTTTCGCCACTGTTGGTTTTCGTCAATTCAAAGTCAGGTGACAATCAGGGAGTGAAGTTTTTGCGGCGCTTCAAGCAGTTATTAAACCCAGCTCAAGTTTTCGATCTCATATCAACCGGGCCCAGTTTGGGTTTGCGGCTCTTCAGACGTTTCGAAATGTTTCGAATATTAGTTTGCTCCGGCGACGGCTCTGTGGGCTGGGTGCTCAGCGAGATTGATCGTTTCAGTATGCAT AAACAATGTCAAGTAGCAGTACTGCCTCTTGGCACCGGTAACGATTTGGCGCGTGTTTTGGGCTGGGGCTCATCCTGTGATGATGACGCACATCTGCCGCAAATACTCGAACGTTACGAATCTGCTAGTACCAAAATGTTGGATCGTTGGAGCATAATGGTCTTCGAAAAGGCTGTCGCCGTGCAACCAAAGACGCCGAAAATGTCATTGTCGAGCGCACAAGAAGCACTACTTACCGGCATGGTAACGTCGGCTAATTTAAACTTGCGCAACATTGTCGAGACCGATGATTCGCAGACGCTTATTACTGCCACCAAAACGCTCTGCGAAACGCTCGACGAACTGATGGTTCAGATCTCTGAAAGTCGTAAGGATGATGAACAATTACTGGTTAAATGTGACATACTGCGTGAGAAGTTAGCCATGTTATTGGAAGCTTTGCGCGAAGAAGAGACCGGTGCACACGCCGGCGATGATCTCTTAACGACAATCAGTAGCATTATATCAAAGAGTGCTGCCGCCTCTCCAACTGCTTCCACAACGCCCTCGACATCAGCTTCACTGCT TAATCCAAACATATCAATCGAGAAAGACGAGAAGGATCAATTTAATACGAATGAGCGACGCAATAGTCGCTCCTTACAGTCTACAGAACGTGAGTCGCTACAATGTCGGGCCAACAGTGTTAAACGTGCCATGTACAATGTCATCGAACACTCGGAACCAGGCCGACCCAAGCGCTATCAGCGCAAGCTATCCATAACACCATTCGAAGCTTTAAAACTACCAACCAATGCATCGGGTGAATCTACCCCTTGCTCTTCACCATTACCAATTATACcaccaataaatataatatcGCCTACCATGGAAACCTCTCGCCTAACTTGCATATCGCCACTACCGGATACACGTCGGGACTCAGTCGATGAGAACTTCTTCAATGCGATTAGCATACCAGTGCCACGTCAATTCGCGGACAGTCGCCGCAGTTCAGGCGTGCCCGAAGTAATACAAGAGATAGAAGAAAATGGACAAGGAGGAAATAGTGAGATTGTCTATCGTGTCGGCAGATTGTCACTAAGTGGTGGTGCTAACATTGATGATTTCGGCAATCCATTACCCATAGCTGGTGAAAATACTGATGTAAACTCACCCTCCGAACGTAAAATCGACTTTCTCAGTGTGCCGATATTGACAAGCGATCAGATTGTAGATCCTCTTTCGGACTACCGTCCAATAGAGGTATTCGAACGCAACTACTATATGAGTCGTGAATTGGATAAGGAAAAGAAACTCAAGCAAAGTATGAGTGCCAATAGGGAGTGGAACTATGAAGACGGCAAGGAGGAGAAAACAATGCCCGAAAAATCTAAGGCGTTACGTTTTGATGACGAAGTTTGTCAGTTGCAGGTACCCAACGTAGTCATACCCCCTAAAGCCCCAAAAGTATACTCAAGCGAAACCATAACGATCATTGATACAGACGTAGCCACT GAATTATCCTCGTCGGATGAGTTACCAGGCGGCGAGGCTAGCGATGTGCTGTCAGCCATTGGTGATGAGGAGTGCAGCGTAGCCTCCGAAATATTTGACAAGCAACAAGAAGGTCAAGATCTCGACCGCCCACTGCAGTTAGGAGACATAATACAG AACCTCGATGCAAACTCTTTCACACACATCGACTCGCCAGAAACAAGCGATGAAACGGAAGTCGTGCCAGGCGAATCGTTTATGGATGATATTAGTTCGGTACTAGGCCATGACATAGCATGCGCCTTGCAGGACAATACCATCACCGACGATACACCAACCCTTTGCTCGGACAATCAACCGCCGCCACTAAAATCTATACGCAAGAAATCGCTCAGCATGGGTGGACAGCGCAGCATACGACGGAACTCATCACCGCCACGGCACGCACAATTGGCACGCATGGACAGCGATGAGAATCCGCAACAATTCGGTTTCGAGAATATCGTTTTCGAAATCGACAATCGCTGCGATGATCAGAAGATTCGTGAGCCGCCAAGGTTCTGCAGTTTGGCACAGTTCGTCGAGGGTAATGACATAGCGCGCCAAAGTTTCAAG CCAAATGAGGCGTTACCAAATCTGCAGACACTTAAAGGCTCCAAGTCCAGTCTTTTTATGGGTTCGGCACTATTTGGATTCGATCATTTTGGAGGTGGCGGCGGTAATCCAGGTGGTGACAAAGAACGTGACGATAAGGGCAAAAAAGATAATCAGCGTCTACTTGGCGCTGAAGATGGCGCTAGGAAAATGCCGATCATTAATCCACTTGTACGCCTACCAAATTGGCCAA CGTTAGCCAATAGTTCCGGGTTCATCTCCAAGTGCTTGCTAGCAAATGCAGATACGCTCTGCGCTGCTGTTAGTCCACTAATGGATCCCGATGAAACCCTGCTGGCAGGCTATCATGAGAAATGCGTTATGAACAATTACTTTGGTATTGGTATAGATGCCAAGATCTCGCTCGATTTCCATAACAAACGGGAAGAGCATCCCGAGAAGTGTCGCTCGCGTGCCAAAAACTATATGTGGTACGGTGTGTTGGGTTCGAAGCAGCTATTGCAGAAAACATGTAAAAATCTCGAGCAACGAGTGCAGTTGGAATGTGATGGGCAGCGTATACCGCTGCCATCCCTGCAGGGCATCGTCATATTGAATATACCCAG CTTCATGGGCGGCACGAATTTCTGGGGCTCCAGCAAGAAGGACGATATATTCCTTTTGCCCAGCTTTGACGATCGCATACTCGAAGTTGTCGCGGTGTTCGGTTCGGTGCAAATGGCCGCCTCGCGTCTCATAAACTTACAACATCATCGCATAGCACAATGCCAGAgcgtacaaataaatattttgggcGATGAAGAGATACCCATACAAGTTGATGGCGAAGCTTGGCTACAACCACCCGGCATGATTCGTATATTGCACAAGAATCGTGTACAAATGCTTTGTCGTAATCGTCATTTGGAAATTTCACTGAAATCCTGGCAAGAAAAGCAGCGTCAACATAGCATATCCATACAACGCGAGCAATCATCGACTGCATCCGAGCATGCAATGTCTACGGATGAGGTGCTGTCCGAACGTGAATGCTATGTACTCTTGAACTTCATTGAGGCGGTCAGTTCGCTTGTAAAATGGGTGAAATTCCTTATAATTTCACATCCATCTTTGCAACACGATTTGTATGCTGTGGCTTGTCGTGCCGCTGAAGTACTCGAATCCATACATCCGGATGGCAAATTACTTGAGGGTCCCACACTACGCACCAAACTGGTGGAGGTTATCGAGTCGGCGCGTCAGTTGTACGAGGACTCCTGCAACTTATTACGCGATCGTGCACACAGCTTAATATTGAGAGAGGATCTCGAGTCGAAGTTGAGCGCTGCCTTGGCCAATATCGAAATGGAGCTGAAAAAATGTTCGGTACAGAAGAGTTTCGATGGGAAATTGCGCGCTTACTTCAATGCGTTGGCGCCAAATGAAGAG GGTGATGGCCGTCGCAAATCGCGACACTTCTGGGTGCGTTTGCGCTCTGGTTACACCGTGGGACAGACACAACTGAAGCCACCACTAACGACAACACGCGAAGCTGCCAGCAATTGGAGTGCCGACGAAGTGGTAACTTGGCTAGAAACAATGCAGCTCTCCGAATATGTGGAGAGCTTCATGAAGAACGATATACGCGGAAAAGAGCTACTAACACTTGGCAGAAGAGATCTCAAAGATTTGGGTGTAGTTAAAATGGGGCACGTCAAACGCATATTGCAAGTAATCAAGGATATGAACGAGGATTAA
- the LOC105230334 gene encoding diacylglycerol kinase eta isoform X4 produces the protein MEDWLSSLKSASIPARARGDSFFIEQHDLFSNHHHWYATSHARPTFCNVCRDVLSGVTSHGLSCEVCKCKVHKRCAAKAIANCKWTTLATVGKDIIEDRDGSIIMPHQWMEGNLPVSSTCSVCKKTCGSVLRLQDWRCLWCRETVHVACRPQIAVACPLGPAKLSVVPPTCVHSIGNDDSWDVESPKGNFSPLLVFVNSKSGDNQGVKFLRRFKQLLNPAQVFDLISTGPSLGLRLFRRFEMFRILVCSGDGSVGWVLSEIDRFSMHKQCQVAVLPLGTGNDLARVLGWGSSCDDDAHLPQILERYESASTKMLDRWSIMVFEKAVAVQPKTPKMSLSSAQEALLTGMVTSANLNLRNIVETDDSQTLITATKTLCETLDELMVQISESRKDDEQLLVKCDILREKLAMLLEALREEETGAHAGDDLLTTISSIISKSAAASPTASTTPSTSASLLNPNISIEKDEKDQFNTNERRNSRSLQSTERESLQCRANSVKRAMYNVIEHSEPGRPKRYQRKLSITPFEALKLPTNASGESTPCSSPLPIIPPINIISPTMETSRLTCISPLPDTRRDSVDENFFNAISIPVPRQFADSRRSSGVPEVIQEIEENGQGGNSEIVYRVGRLSLSGGANIDDFGNPLPIAGENTDVNSPSERKIDFLSVPILTSDQIVDPLSDYRPIEVFERNYYMSRELDKEKKLKQSMSANREWNYEDGKEEKTMPEKSKALRFDDEVCQLQVPNVVIPPKAPKVYSSETITIIDTDVATELSSSDELPGGEASDVLSAIGDEECSVASEIFDKQQEGQDLDRPLQLGDIIQNLDANSFTHIDSPETSDETEVVPGESFMDDISSVLGHDIACALQDNTITDDTPTLCSDNQPPPLKSIRKKSLSMGGQRSIRRNSSPPRHAQLARMDSDENPQQFGFENIVFEIDNRCDDQKIREPPRFCSLAQFVEGNDIARQSFKRPKKRSSLRKPKSAILISQQQLSIDASTTTTSATHANGQQTEDELTTKMAIKIEVCDIETYAHMDGGDNLEAPSMPYAQNQPNVATMPHSTLNNQSTITTATTLGSALSTSPKKSGHGQDVKRITFDESCKKESFDDVNPNYPQISVVVRPPTPLRGDAIKPMNAASAASLLSARMLPMELRRHSSHATTSLAVREHAEKDRRHSGFNPNLLSLDPEHTKFLSSSPAASRRISCGSLFKPNEALPNLQTLKGSKSSLFMGSALFGFDHFGGGGGNPGGDKERDDKGKKDNQRLLGAEDGARKMPIINPLVRLPNWPTLANSSGFISKCLLANADTLCAAVSPLMDPDETLLAGYHEKCVMNNYFGIGIDAKISLDFHNKREEHPEKCRSRAKNYMWYGVLGSKQLLQKTCKNLEQRVQLECDGQRIPLPSLQGIVILNIPSFMGGTNFWGSSKKDDIFLLPSFDDRILEVVAVFGSVQMAASRLINLQHHRIAQCQSVQINILGDEEIPIQVDGEAWLQPPGMIRILHKNRVQMLCRNRHLEISLKSWQEKQRQHSISIQREQSSTASEHAMSTDEVLSERECYVLLNFIEAVSSLVKWVKFLIISHPSLQHDLYAVACRAAEVLESIHPDGKLLEGPTLRTKLVEVIESARQLYEDSCNLLRDRAHSLILREDLESKLSAALANIEMELKKCSVQKSFDGKLRAYFNALAPNEEGDGRRKSRHFWVRLRSGYTVGQTQLKPPLTTTREAASNWSADEVVTWLETMQLSEYVESFMKNDIRGKELLTLGRRDLKDLGVVKMGHVKRILQVIKDMNED, from the exons ATGGAAGACTGGCTAAGCTCGCTGAAATCTGCCTCAATACCGGCGCGAGCGCGTGGCGATAGCTTCTTCATTGAGCAACATGATTTATTCTCCAACCATCATCACTGGTATGCGACCTCCCACGCCCGTCCCACCTTCTGCAATGTATGCCGCGACGTACTCTCCGGTGTTACCTCGCATGGCCTCTCTTGTGAGGTGTGCAAATGCAAAGTGCATAAACGTTGTGCTGCCAAAGCCATTGCCAATTGTAAATGGACGACATTGGCTACCGTCGGCAAGGATATCATTGAGGATCGCGACGGAagtattatcatgccacatcaATGGATGGAGGGTAATTTACCGGTCTCATCGACCTGCTCGGTTTGTAAGAAGACTTGCGGTTCTGTTTTGCGTTTGCAAGATTGGCGTTGTTTATGGTGTCGCGAAACGGTACATGTTGCTTGCCGACCACAAATTGCAGTCGCTTGTCCACTAGGACCAGCCAAGCTATCAGTTGTGCCGCCTACCTGTGTGCATTCCATTGGCAATGATGACTCCTGGGATGTGGAGAGTCCAAAGGGTAACTTTTCGCCACTGTTGGTTTTCGTCAATTCAAAGTCAGGTGACAATCAGGGAGTGAAGTTTTTGCGGCGCTTCAAGCAGTTATTAAACCCAGCTCAAGTTTTCGATCTCATATCAACCGGGCCCAGTTTGGGTTTGCGGCTCTTCAGACGTTTCGAAATGTTTCGAATATTAGTTTGCTCCGGCGACGGCTCTGTGGGCTGGGTGCTCAGCGAGATTGATCGTTTCAGTATGCAT AAACAATGTCAAGTAGCAGTACTGCCTCTTGGCACCGGTAACGATTTGGCGCGTGTTTTGGGCTGGGGCTCATCCTGTGATGATGACGCACATCTGCCGCAAATACTCGAACGTTACGAATCTGCTAGTACCAAAATGTTGGATCGTTGGAGCATAATGGTCTTCGAAAAGGCTGTCGCCGTGCAACCAAAGACGCCGAAAATGTCATTGTCGAGCGCACAAGAAGCACTACTTACCGGCATGGTAACGTCGGCTAATTTAAACTTGCGCAACATTGTCGAGACCGATGATTCGCAGACGCTTATTACTGCCACCAAAACGCTCTGCGAAACGCTCGACGAACTGATGGTTCAGATCTCTGAAAGTCGTAAGGATGATGAACAATTACTGGTTAAATGTGACATACTGCGTGAGAAGTTAGCCATGTTATTGGAAGCTTTGCGCGAAGAAGAGACCGGTGCACACGCCGGCGATGATCTCTTAACGACAATCAGTAGCATTATATCAAAGAGTGCTGCCGCCTCTCCAACTGCTTCCACAACGCCCTCGACATCAGCTTCACTGCT TAATCCAAACATATCAATCGAGAAAGACGAGAAGGATCAATTTAATACGAATGAGCGACGCAATAGTCGCTCCTTACAGTCTACAGAACGTGAGTCGCTACAATGTCGGGCCAACAGTGTTAAACGTGCCATGTACAATGTCATCGAACACTCGGAACCAGGCCGACCCAAGCGCTATCAGCGCAAGCTATCCATAACACCATTCGAAGCTTTAAAACTACCAACCAATGCATCGGGTGAATCTACCCCTTGCTCTTCACCATTACCAATTATACcaccaataaatataatatcGCCTACCATGGAAACCTCTCGCCTAACTTGCATATCGCCACTACCGGATACACGTCGGGACTCAGTCGATGAGAACTTCTTCAATGCGATTAGCATACCAGTGCCACGTCAATTCGCGGACAGTCGCCGCAGTTCAGGCGTGCCCGAAGTAATACAAGAGATAGAAGAAAATGGACAAGGAGGAAATAGTGAGATTGTCTATCGTGTCGGCAGATTGTCACTAAGTGGTGGTGCTAACATTGATGATTTCGGCAATCCATTACCCATAGCTGGTGAAAATACTGATGTAAACTCACCCTCCGAACGTAAAATCGACTTTCTCAGTGTGCCGATATTGACAAGCGATCAGATTGTAGATCCTCTTTCGGACTACCGTCCAATAGAGGTATTCGAACGCAACTACTATATGAGTCGTGAATTGGATAAGGAAAAGAAACTCAAGCAAAGTATGAGTGCCAATAGGGAGTGGAACTATGAAGACGGCAAGGAGGAGAAAACAATGCCCGAAAAATCTAAGGCGTTACGTTTTGATGACGAAGTTTGTCAGTTGCAGGTACCCAACGTAGTCATACCCCCTAAAGCCCCAAAAGTATACTCAAGCGAAACCATAACGATCATTGATACAGACGTAGCCACT GAATTATCCTCGTCGGATGAGTTACCAGGCGGCGAGGCTAGCGATGTGCTGTCAGCCATTGGTGATGAGGAGTGCAGCGTAGCCTCCGAAATATTTGACAAGCAACAAGAAGGTCAAGATCTCGACCGCCCACTGCAGTTAGGAGACATAATACAG AACCTCGATGCAAACTCTTTCACACACATCGACTCGCCAGAAACAAGCGATGAAACGGAAGTCGTGCCAGGCGAATCGTTTATGGATGATATTAGTTCGGTACTAGGCCATGACATAGCATGCGCCTTGCAGGACAATACCATCACCGACGATACACCAACCCTTTGCTCGGACAATCAACCGCCGCCACTAAAATCTATACGCAAGAAATCGCTCAGCATGGGTGGACAGCGCAGCATACGACGGAACTCATCACCGCCACGGCACGCACAATTGGCACGCATGGACAGCGATGAGAATCCGCAACAATTCGGTTTCGAGAATATCGTTTTCGAAATCGACAATCGCTGCGATGATCAGAAGATTCGTGAGCCGCCAAGGTTCTGCAGTTTGGCACAGTTCGTCGAGGGTAATGACATAGCGCGCCAAAGTTTCAAG CGCCCGAAAAAGCGTTCGTCCCTACGCAAACCTAAATCGGCCATACTTATCTCACAACAACAACTCTCCATTGATGCATCTACGACAACAACTTCCGCAACACACGCGAACGGCCAACAGACTGAGGATGAATTGACCACAAAAATGGCTATTAAGATTGAGGTATGCGACATCGAGACCTATGCACATATGGATGGTGGGGACAACTTGGAAGCGCCGTCAATGCCTTATGCCCAAAACCAGCCGAATGTAGCCACAATGCCCCACAGCACATTGAACAACcaatcaacaataacaacagcaacaacgcttGGCTCAGCATTGAGCACATCGCCGAAAAAATCCGGACACGGACAAGATGTAAAGCGCATTACTTTTGATGAGTCGTGTAAGAAAGAATCCTTTGATGATGTAAATCCAAACTATCCGCAGATAAGTGTAGTTGTGCGCCCACCAACCCCATTACGTGGAGACGCTATCAAACCGATGAATGCAGCGTCGGCAGCCAGCCTACTGTCGGCCCGTATGCTGCCGATGGAGTTGAGGCGGCACTCAAGTCATGCAACAACCAGTCTAGCGGTGCGAGAGCATGCCGAGAAGGATCGTCGACATTCGGGCTTCAATCCAAATTTGTTAAGTTTAGATCCGGAACATACAAAATTCTTAAGCTCGTCACCGGCAGCTAGTCGACGCATCAGCTGTGGCAGTCTCTTCAAG CCAAATGAGGCGTTACCAAATCTGCAGACACTTAAAGGCTCCAAGTCCAGTCTTTTTATGGGTTCGGCACTATTTGGATTCGATCATTTTGGAGGTGGCGGCGGTAATCCAGGTGGTGACAAAGAACGTGACGATAAGGGCAAAAAAGATAATCAGCGTCTACTTGGCGCTGAAGATGGCGCTAGGAAAATGCCGATCATTAATCCACTTGTACGCCTACCAAATTGGCCAA CGTTAGCCAATAGTTCCGGGTTCATCTCCAAGTGCTTGCTAGCAAATGCAGATACGCTCTGCGCTGCTGTTAGTCCACTAATGGATCCCGATGAAACCCTGCTGGCAGGCTATCATGAGAAATGCGTTATGAACAATTACTTTGGTATTGGTATAGATGCCAAGATCTCGCTCGATTTCCATAACAAACGGGAAGAGCATCCCGAGAAGTGTCGCTCGCGTGCCAAAAACTATATGTGGTACGGTGTGTTGGGTTCGAAGCAGCTATTGCAGAAAACATGTAAAAATCTCGAGCAACGAGTGCAGTTGGAATGTGATGGGCAGCGTATACCGCTGCCATCCCTGCAGGGCATCGTCATATTGAATATACCCAG CTTCATGGGCGGCACGAATTTCTGGGGCTCCAGCAAGAAGGACGATATATTCCTTTTGCCCAGCTTTGACGATCGCATACTCGAAGTTGTCGCGGTGTTCGGTTCGGTGCAAATGGCCGCCTCGCGTCTCATAAACTTACAACATCATCGCATAGCACAATGCCAGAgcgtacaaataaatattttgggcGATGAAGAGATACCCATACAAGTTGATGGCGAAGCTTGGCTACAACCACCCGGCATGATTCGTATATTGCACAAGAATCGTGTACAAATGCTTTGTCGTAATCGTCATTTGGAAATTTCACTGAAATCCTGGCAAGAAAAGCAGCGTCAACATAGCATATCCATACAACGCGAGCAATCATCGACTGCATCCGAGCATGCAATGTCTACGGATGAGGTGCTGTCCGAACGTGAATGCTATGTACTCTTGAACTTCATTGAGGCGGTCAGTTCGCTTGTAAAATGGGTGAAATTCCTTATAATTTCACATCCATCTTTGCAACACGATTTGTATGCTGTGGCTTGTCGTGCCGCTGAAGTACTCGAATCCATACATCCGGATGGCAAATTACTTGAGGGTCCCACACTACGCACCAAACTGGTGGAGGTTATCGAGTCGGCGCGTCAGTTGTACGAGGACTCCTGCAACTTATTACGCGATCGTGCACACAGCTTAATATTGAGAGAGGATCTCGAGTCGAAGTTGAGCGCTGCCTTGGCCAATATCGAAATGGAGCTGAAAAAATGTTCGGTACAGAAGAGTTTCGATGGGAAATTGCGCGCTTACTTCAATGCGTTGGCGCCAAATGAAGAG GGTGATGGCCGTCGCAAATCGCGACACTTCTGGGTGCGTTTGCGCTCTGGTTACACCGTGGGACAGACACAACTGAAGCCACCACTAACGACAACACGCGAAGCTGCCAGCAATTGGAGTGCCGACGAAGTGGTAACTTGGCTAGAAACAATGCAGCTCTCCGAATATGTGGAGAGCTTCATGAAGAACGATATACGCGGAAAAGAGCTACTAACACTTGGCAGAAGAGATCTCAAAGATTTGGGTGTAGTTAAAATGGGGCACGTCAAACGCATATTGCAAGTAATCAAGGATATGAACGAGGATTAA